A genomic stretch from Nitrobacter winogradskyi Nb-255 includes:
- a CDS encoding PAS domain S-box protein gives MPSGFGAFFQRMKSSSLSIGQITFGGFFLVLAIIVITSVANVVATRHLDNTFAELQRLDSVVDLAEELDRRMNELRLAARDYVTDPQAQSSRVWGATSSLNEMLKKTRIKLAPEQQEMIDGVTPRLEHYRKGIEQAANLIGDRAKLIETLPPLREKLELIIEQSADQSASRALFRAQSDVAAALLGHDPTTAERAAENMRAIRVDEPKVRAAVEAYADAVIAISLRERQIADLDRDVLGAEGRLIGQVTELLRELSAERERVLSRDFARTLAETKWQSIILGSVGIVIGLLAAVFVVRRTVRPLKAIARAIRKLAGGQKETSIPSTEVDNEIGDIARAAEVFRRTLAEADSAREAAVRALAEQRLAEESYRKLFEGSVDGIYVTTPAGQLLDANPALARMMGYDTPDDLFRGIGNSAQTVYVDTDARAKYQQRMERDGTVRGFEYQVRQRDGGILWLSDSATAVRDEDGRIVRYEGVVRDITDQRRAEETIAEGRRLLQLVIDTVPAVINVKNAEMRYVLMNRYMAGIFGIEPADAIGRTAGEVMSHDDAEKTDETDRRVLESGKELGFYEEEYQDSSGEPRQWLVNKLPIRDADGRVENIVTVALDIGDRKRSEQEMRRAKDAAEAALSNLRATQDSLIEAEKLAALGRLVAGVAHEVNNPVGISLTVASSLERKIALFAAEVERGQLRRSSLNDFIAANRDAASQLVANLNRAAELVQSFKQVAADRSYSDKRTFDLGELTEQVVMSLRPALRKHHVALTVDCEPDLTMNSYPGPYGQVLTNLFLNSVAHAFPDGKGGTVNITVRRVGGDNVEILFSDDGCGMNPDVRRKAFDPFFTTRRDQGGTGLGLHIVYNIVTSRLGGRIELDSDSGQGTRIHIVLPRVAPMELAAE, from the coding sequence ATGCCATCTGGGTTCGGAGCATTCTTTCAGCGGATGAAGTCGTCTTCGCTGTCGATCGGCCAGATCACCTTTGGCGGTTTCTTCCTGGTGCTGGCGATCATCGTGATAACCAGCGTGGCCAATGTCGTCGCGACCCGTCATCTCGACAATACCTTTGCCGAATTGCAGCGGCTCGACAGCGTCGTCGACCTCGCCGAGGAACTCGATCGCCGCATGAACGAGTTGCGGCTGGCGGCGCGGGACTACGTCACCGACCCGCAGGCCCAGTCCAGCCGGGTGTGGGGCGCCACGTCGTCCTTGAACGAGATGCTCAAGAAGACGCGCATCAAGCTTGCCCCAGAACAGCAGGAGATGATCGATGGCGTCACGCCGCGACTGGAGCACTACCGCAAGGGTATAGAACAGGCTGCGAACCTGATTGGAGACCGCGCGAAGCTGATCGAAACGCTGCCGCCGCTTCGCGAAAAACTCGAACTCATCATCGAGCAGTCCGCCGATCAGTCTGCGTCGAGAGCACTGTTTCGAGCGCAAAGCGACGTCGCTGCCGCGCTGCTCGGGCATGACCCGACGACCGCGGAGCGGGCGGCTGAAAACATGCGCGCCATTCGCGTGGACGAGCCGAAGGTGCGTGCCGCGGTCGAGGCCTATGCCGATGCCGTGATCGCGATATCCTTGCGGGAGCGGCAGATCGCGGATCTCGACCGGGATGTGCTGGGCGCGGAAGGGCGGTTGATCGGGCAGGTGACGGAACTGCTGCGCGAACTCAGCGCGGAGCGCGAGCGGGTGCTGTCGCGCGATTTTGCCCGGACGCTTGCTGAAACCAAATGGCAGAGCATCATTCTCGGCAGCGTGGGAATCGTGATCGGCCTGCTCGCGGCGGTGTTCGTGGTCCGCCGGACCGTCCGGCCATTGAAGGCGATCGCGAGGGCGATCCGGAAACTGGCTGGAGGCCAGAAGGAAACATCGATCCCCTCAACCGAGGTCGATAATGAGATCGGGGATATCGCACGCGCGGCCGAGGTGTTTCGCCGGACGCTCGCTGAGGCGGACTCCGCGCGAGAAGCCGCGGTTCGGGCGCTTGCCGAGCAGCGCCTTGCCGAGGAGAGCTATCGCAAGCTGTTCGAAGGTTCGGTCGACGGGATCTATGTCACGACGCCGGCCGGTCAACTGCTCGACGCCAATCCGGCGCTGGCGCGTATGATGGGATATGATACCCCCGACGACCTCTTCCGCGGCATCGGCAACAGCGCGCAGACGGTTTACGTCGATACAGATGCGCGCGCTAAGTACCAGCAACGGATGGAGCGTGACGGGACTGTTCGCGGATTCGAGTATCAGGTGCGTCAGCGCGATGGCGGCATCCTGTGGCTCTCCGACAGCGCGACCGCTGTCCGCGACGAAGACGGGCGCATCGTTCGTTATGAAGGCGTGGTCCGCGACATCACCGATCAGAGGAGAGCAGAGGAGACGATCGCGGAGGGGCGGCGTCTGCTGCAACTGGTGATCGACACCGTGCCGGCGGTGATCAACGTCAAGAATGCGGAGATGCGTTACGTCCTGATGAATCGCTACATGGCCGGCATCTTCGGGATAGAGCCGGCGGATGCGATAGGACGGACGGCGGGCGAAGTCATGTCGCATGACGATGCGGAAAAGACCGATGAGACCGACCGGCGGGTCCTTGAGAGCGGTAAGGAGCTTGGTTTCTACGAAGAAGAATATCAGGATTCGTCAGGCGAACCGCGACAATGGCTCGTCAACAAGCTCCCGATCCGCGACGCCGACGGCCGCGTGGAAAATATCGTCACGGTCGCGCTCGACATCGGCGACCGCAAGCGGAGCGAGCAGGAAATGCGACGCGCCAAGGACGCCGCCGAGGCGGCGCTCAGTAATCTGCGCGCAACCCAGGATTCGCTGATCGAGGCGGAAAAACTGGCGGCGCTGGGACGTCTTGTTGCGGGCGTTGCTCATGAGGTTAACAATCCGGTCGGCATCAGTCTGACGGTGGCTTCTTCGCTGGAGCGCAAGATCGCCCTGTTCGCCGCGGAGGTCGAGCGTGGGCAGTTGAGGCGCTCAAGCCTCAACGATTTCATTGCCGCCAATCGCGATGCTGCCTCTCAACTCGTCGCCAATCTCAATCGCGCTGCCGAACTGGTCCAGTCATTCAAGCAGGTTGCAGCGGACCGCAGCTATTCGGACAAGCGCACCTTCGACCTCGGCGAACTCACCGAGCAGGTGGTGATGAGTCTGCGTCCCGCCCTGCGCAAGCATCATGTCGCGTTGACGGTCGATTGCGAGCCTGATCTCACGATGAACAGCTACCCGGGGCCTTACGGCCAGGTGTTGACCAACCTGTTTCTCAACTCGGTCGCGCACGCCTTTCCGGACGGCAAGGGCGGCACGGTCAATATTACCGTCCGGCGAGTAGGAGGGGACAATGTCGAGATTCTGTTCTCCGACGACGGGTGCGGCATGAACCCCGATGTGCGGCGCAAGGCGTTCGATCCCTTTTTCACGACGAGGCGCGATCAAGGAGGAACAGGCCTCGGTCTGCACATTGTCTACAATATCGTAACGAGCCGGCTGGGAGGGCGTATCGAACTTGACTCAGATTCCGGGCAGGGCACGCGCATTCATATTGTTCTGCCTCGGGTCGCGCCCATGGAACTTGCTGCGGAATAG
- a CDS encoding indolepyruvate ferredoxin oxidoreductase family protein gives MGINQGPISLDQKYTQGSGHVFMTGLQALVRLPMAQIRRDRAAGLNTAGFISGYRGSPLGGYDQQLFAARHHLDRHGIKFQPGVNEDLAATAVWGSQQVNLSPGARYDGVVGLWYGKGPGVDRCGDVFRHGNAAGSARNGGVLCLAGDDHGAKSSTVPHQSDHAFIAALMPYLYPSSIHEMIEMGLLGIAMSRYSGCWVGMKVITETVETTAEIDLTDEMKPFVIPADFEMPPGGLNLRWPDDRYDQDLRLQDHKGFAAVAFARANNINRVTMDSPNARFGIVASGKSYEDIRQALRELGITEQVAAKIGLRLLKIGMPWPLEPQSIREFAVGLEEIFIVEERREIVENQIKRELFNWRDDVRPRIIGKMDDHDKRFLPFAQELGVASLASYLTERLLRLNLNPEIAEMLRAKADWFNGRQASQMQPATPVMRVPYFCSGCPHNTSTKVPDGSRAMAGIGCHFMALWMDRNTETYTHMGGEGAPWVGIAPFTNEKHIFANLGDGTYFHSGSLAIRQAVASGANITYKILYNDAVAMTGGQHFDGELSPQRITFQLHAEGIRDIYLVSESPDSYPASDIAPGTRTAHRDDLDAVMKTCRETKGTSAIVFVQTCAAEKRRRRKRGLMEDPQRRVLINPEVCEGCGDCSVQSNCISVEPLETEMGRKRSINQSSCNKDYSCLKGFCPSFVTIDGGRLRKRAPADLGEIGDLPEPASRPSLDRPYNIGVGGVGGTGVLTIGALLGMAAHIEGKASMILDMSGLAQKGGAVLSHVRLSRNPAEVICSRIVTGTADLVIAADEVVAAAKETITLCESSRTYGLINTHLIPTAGFVLDRDFNFQSGKVGRVLETALRKDSTFFNFTRPAETLLGDSIATNMMMMGYAYQKGLLPLTSEAIEQAIEMNGVAVKMNVGAFRLGRLAVVDPARLVEMMKGTGEAAPPKALGDMSLDEIVVHRAAHLADYQNARLADKYRAMVSRIRQAANEGGYGDALPRAVAINYAKLLAYKDEYEVARLYTDGRFRKQVSDQFEGDYSIRFHLAPPLFDGRKDALGRPAKKPYGKSLMMPVFRLLAKMKGLRGTAFDVFGYNPERRLERSLIAEYETDVAAVLDRLSPANVEAAIELLSLPDRIRGYGPVKEKAVADTRGRHAELLRDLANPPPVAPRQMAAE, from the coding sequence ATGGGTATCAATCAGGGTCCGATCAGCCTCGATCAGAAATACACCCAGGGATCAGGGCACGTCTTCATGACCGGCCTTCAGGCGCTGGTCCGGCTGCCGATGGCGCAGATCCGCCGCGACCGCGCCGCCGGCCTCAACACCGCGGGCTTCATTTCCGGCTATCGCGGATCGCCCCTCGGCGGCTACGATCAGCAGCTCTTTGCGGCCCGTCATCATCTCGACCGGCACGGCATCAAGTTCCAGCCGGGCGTGAACGAAGATCTGGCGGCGACAGCGGTCTGGGGTTCGCAACAGGTCAATCTGTCCCCGGGCGCGCGCTATGACGGCGTCGTGGGGCTCTGGTACGGCAAGGGGCCCGGCGTCGATCGTTGCGGCGACGTATTCCGCCACGGCAATGCCGCGGGCTCGGCGAGGAACGGCGGTGTGCTGTGCCTGGCGGGCGATGACCATGGCGCTAAATCCTCCACCGTGCCGCATCAGTCGGACCATGCGTTCATCGCGGCGCTGATGCCCTATCTCTATCCGTCCAGCATTCACGAAATGATCGAGATGGGACTGCTCGGCATCGCGATGTCGCGCTACTCCGGCTGCTGGGTCGGAATGAAGGTCATCACCGAGACGGTGGAAACCACGGCCGAGATCGATCTGACCGATGAGATGAAGCCGTTCGTCATTCCCGCCGATTTCGAGATGCCGCCGGGCGGACTGAACCTGCGCTGGCCCGACGACCGTTACGATCAGGACTTGCGCTTGCAGGACCACAAGGGCTTTGCCGCCGTCGCCTTCGCGCGCGCCAACAACATCAATCGCGTGACCATGGATTCCCCGAATGCGCGGTTCGGCATCGTCGCTTCGGGTAAGAGCTACGAGGACATCCGTCAGGCGCTGCGCGAACTCGGCATTACCGAGCAGGTCGCCGCGAAAATTGGTCTGCGGCTTTTGAAGATCGGAATGCCATGGCCGCTGGAGCCGCAGAGCATCCGCGAATTCGCCGTCGGCCTCGAGGAGATTTTCATCGTTGAGGAACGACGCGAGATCGTCGAGAACCAGATCAAGCGGGAGCTGTTCAACTGGCGCGACGACGTGCGGCCACGCATCATCGGCAAGATGGACGACCACGACAAGCGCTTCCTGCCGTTCGCGCAGGAACTGGGTGTCGCCTCCCTGGCGTCATACCTGACCGAGCGGCTGCTGCGCCTGAACCTTAATCCCGAAATCGCCGAGATGCTTCGCGCCAAGGCTGACTGGTTCAACGGCCGTCAAGCGTCGCAAATGCAGCCAGCGACTCCCGTGATGCGCGTGCCGTATTTCTGCTCGGGTTGTCCTCACAACACCTCGACCAAAGTGCCCGACGGCAGCCGCGCCATGGCCGGCATCGGCTGCCACTTCATGGCGCTGTGGATGGATCGCAACACCGAAACTTATACCCATATGGGCGGGGAGGGCGCGCCCTGGGTCGGTATCGCGCCGTTCACCAATGAGAAGCATATCTTCGCCAATCTTGGCGACGGCACCTATTTCCATTCCGGGAGTCTGGCGATCCGGCAGGCTGTCGCTTCCGGCGCGAACATCACCTACAAGATCCTCTACAATGACGCCGTCGCGATGACCGGCGGCCAGCATTTCGACGGCGAGTTGTCGCCGCAGCGGATCACTTTCCAGCTTCACGCCGAAGGCATCCGAGACATCTATCTGGTTTCGGAGAGTCCCGACAGCTATCCGGCGTCAGACATCGCGCCGGGCACCCGGACCGCGCATCGCGATGACCTCGATGCGGTCATGAAAACCTGTCGCGAGACCAAGGGAACGTCGGCTATCGTATTCGTGCAGACCTGCGCCGCGGAGAAGCGACGGCGTCGCAAGCGCGGCCTCATGGAGGATCCGCAGCGCCGCGTGTTGATCAACCCCGAGGTTTGCGAAGGATGCGGCGATTGCTCGGTGCAGTCGAACTGCATTTCGGTGGAGCCGCTGGAGACCGAGATGGGGCGCAAGCGCTCCATCAACCAGTCATCCTGCAACAAGGATTATTCGTGCCTCAAGGGGTTCTGCCCTTCGTTCGTGACGATCGACGGCGGACGCCTGCGAAAGCGTGCGCCGGCGGACCTCGGCGAGATCGGCGATCTGCCCGAACCGGCTTCGCGGCCTTCGCTCGACCGGCCCTACAATATCGGAGTTGGAGGGGTAGGCGGCACCGGCGTGCTGACCATCGGCGCGCTGCTCGGCATGGCGGCGCATATCGAGGGGAAGGCCAGCATGATCCTCGACATGTCCGGTCTCGCCCAGAAGGGCGGCGCGGTCCTGAGCCACGTCCGGCTGTCGCGAAACCCCGCTGAAGTGATATGCTCGCGCATCGTCACCGGCACGGCCGATCTCGTCATTGCCGCTGACGAAGTAGTCGCGGCAGCCAAGGAAACGATCACGCTCTGCGAGTCGAGCCGCACTTACGGTCTTATCAATACTCACCTTATTCCGACCGCCGGCTTCGTTCTCGATCGCGACTTCAATTTCCAAAGCGGCAAGGTCGGCCGCGTCCTCGAAACCGCGCTCCGCAAGGATTCCACCTTCTTCAACTTTACAAGGCCGGCGGAGACGCTGCTCGGAGATTCCATCGCCACCAATATGATGATGATGGGTTACGCCTATCAGAAGGGTTTGCTGCCGCTGACCTCGGAGGCGATAGAGCAGGCGATCGAGATGAACGGCGTTGCCGTGAAAATGAATGTCGGGGCCTTTCGGCTTGGTCGGCTTGCGGTGGTGGATCCTGCTCGTCTTGTCGAGATGATGAAGGGGACCGGTGAGGCGGCCCCGCCGAAGGCTCTGGGAGACATGTCGCTGGACGAAATCGTTGTGCATCGCGCGGCGCACCTTGCGGACTATCAGAACGCGAGGCTTGCGGACAAATACCGGGCGATGGTGAGCCGGATCCGGCAGGCGGCAAACGAGGGTGGCTACGGCGATGCCTTGCCGCGCGCGGTTGCGATCAACTACGCCAAATTGCTCGCCTACAAGGACGAGTACGAGGTGGCCCGGCTCTATACGGATGGCCGCTTCAGGAAGCAGGTCAGCGATCAGTTCGAAGGCGACTACAGCATCCGCTTCCATCTCGCCCCGCCGTTGTTCGACGGCAGGAAAGACGCGCTCGGCCGGCCTGCCAAGAAGCCTTATGGCAAATCGCTGATGATGCCGGTATTTCGCTTGCTGGCGAAAATGAAAGGCCTGCGCGGCACCGCCTTCGACGTTTTCGGATACAACCCGGAGCGCCGGCTGGAACGAAGCCTGATAGCGGAATATGAGACCGATGTGGCGGCGGTGCTCGACAGGCTTTCACCGGCCAATGTCGAAGCCGCGATCGAACTGCTGTCGCTGCCTGACCGCATCCGTGGTTATGGTCCCGTGAAGGAAAAGGCTGTAGCCGACACCAGGGGCCGTCATGCGGAGTTGCTGCGCGACCTGGCGAATCCGCCTCCGGTGGCGCCGCGGCAGATGGCGGCGGAATAG
- a CDS encoding GCG_CRPN prefix-to-repeats domain-containing protein, with product MKSVFAATFLVATIATFGMADAMPLAPPAAGVNADLIQVAHRCGPGYHRGPRGVCIANRRGPAVDRRQHRRCRHWGPGRRICRTWW from the coding sequence ATGAAATCAGTTTTTGCAGCAACCTTTCTCGTTGCCACCATCGCAACCTTCGGCATGGCGGACGCCATGCCGCTGGCTCCGCCAGCAGCGGGCGTGAATGCTGACCTCATTCAAGTCGCGCACCGCTGTGGGCCGGGATACCATCGCGGTCCGCGCGGCGTATGCATCGCCAACCGGCGCGGACCGGCGGTCGATCGCCGGCAGCATCGCCGCTGCCGTCACTGGGGTCCGGGCCGCCGCATCTGCCGCACTTGGTGGTAA